A portion of the Podospora pseudoanserina strain CBS 124.78 chromosome 2, whole genome shotgun sequence genome contains these proteins:
- a CDS encoding hypothetical protein (COG:S; EggNog:ENOG503P786) — MPSLYTITEPHPTVAKNSYTHSGRGGAGNFFRAPQTTAPSGVPTPAATTPSSTGRFYSGRGGAGNAHAKAERPVLSFDEEFTRAEVREKAATISHVGRGGAGNIFSSSSSSTKKNSTELSRRDSNSTNGSTKSGFWGRISSLGH, encoded by the coding sequence atgccTTCTCTCTACACCATCACCGAGCCTCACCCCACCGTTGCTAAGAACAGCTACACCCACTCTGGCCGTGGCGGTGCTGGCAACTTCTTCCGTGCTCCTCAGACCACCGCTCCCTCCGGTGTCCCTACCCCCGCTGctaccaccccctccagcaccggcCGTTTCTACTCCGGCCGGGGCGGTGCCGGCAACGCTCACGCCAAAGCCGAGCGCCCTGTCCTCTCCTTCGACGAGGAGTTCACCCGCGCCGAGGTCCGCGAGAAGGCTGCCACCATCAGCCACGTAGGCCGCGGTGGCGCCGGCAACATCttcagctccagctcctcctccaccaagaaGAACTCGACCGAGCTCAGCCGGAGAGactccaacagcaccaacgGCAGCACCAAGTCTGGCTTCTGGGGCCGCATCAGCAGCCTCGGCCACTAA
- the ARP1 gene encoding Centractin (EggNog:ENOG503NU18; COG:Z) has product MTDSLHNVSVVLDNGSGTIRAGFAGDDVPKCHFPSWVGRPKHLRVLAGALEGEVFIGQKAATELRGLLKIRYPLEHGIVTDWDDMEKIWAYVYDEGLKTLSEEHPVLLTEPPLNPRSNRDTAAQILFETFNVPALYTSIQAVLSLYASGRTTGVVLDAGDGVSHAVPVYQGFTVPNSIRRIDVAGRDVTEHLQTLLRKSGYVFHTSAEKEVVRLIKEATSYVARDPKKEEKEWAASKQDQSKFAEYVLPDGNKLKIGAERFRAPEILFDPEIIGLEYPGIHQIVVDSINRTDLDLRKDLYMNIVLSGGSTLTKGFGDRLLSEVQRLAVKDMRIKIFAPPERKYSTWIGGSILAGLSTFRKMWVSIDDWHENPDIIHTKFA; this is encoded by the exons ATGACAGACTCATTGCACAACGTGTCGGTAGTGCTCGACAATGGATCCGGAACTATCAGGGCTGGCTTCGCAGGAGACGACGTACCCAAGTGCCACTTCCCATCATGGGTAGGCAGACCAAAACATCTCCGCGTTCTGGCCGGTGCgctggagggagaggtgttTATCGGCCAGAAAGCGGCCACAGAGCTGCGGGGCTTGCTCAAAATCCGATACCCTCTGGAGCATGGTATTGTCACGGACTGGGATGATATGGAGAAAATCTGGGCCTATGTGTATGACGAGGGGTTAAAGACACTGAGTGAGGAG CACCCTGTCCTTCTTACCGAACCACCACTCAACCCAAGGTCAAACCGTGACACGGCTGCTCAAATTCTATTCGAGACGTTCAACGTGCCAGCTCTCTACACATCAATCCAGGCTGTACTGTCTTTGTACGCTAGTGGAAGGACGACAGGTGTGGTGCTTGATGCTGGCGACGGTGTGTCCCATGCTGTACCAGTATACCAAGGGTTCACGGTGCCCAACAGTATCAGGAGAATCGATGTCGCCGGCCGCGACGTGACTGAACATCTACAAACGCTTCTCCGCAAGAGCGGTTACGTCTTCCATACCAGCGCAGAAAAGGAGGTCGTCAGGCTCATCAAGGAGGCCACGAGCTACGTCGCGAGGGATcccaagaaggaagagaaggagtgGGCAGCTTCCAAGCAGGACCAGAGCAAGTTTGCCGAATATGTCTTGCCAGATGGCAACAAGCTCAAG ATTGGAGCGGAACGTTTCCGTGCCCCAGAGATCTTGTTCGACCCTGAGATCATCGGTCTTGAATATCCGGGCATTCACCAAATAGTAGTTGATTCGATCAACAGGACGGATCTCGACCTGCGCAAGGACCTGTACATGAACATCGTCCTGTCGGGAGGTAGTACACTCACAAAGGGATTCGGTGACAGACTTCTCAGCGAAGTACAGCGGCTTGCTGTCAAGGATATGAGAATCAAGATTTTTGCGCCCCCGGAGCGGAAGTACTCTACCTGGATTGGTGGCAGTATTCTGGCTGGTCTGAGCACATTCAGAAAG ATGTGGGTCAGCATTGACGACTGGCATGAGAACCCGGATATTATCCATACCAAGTTCGCCTAG
- a CDS encoding hypothetical protein (EggNog:ENOG503NYWE), which yields MGADTKKSSRPPPLPVPTETESTIHTAAPTGTDLGTELGSEVSAPGDEKSSYSIPDDGTPVTIRAGHRASKSQTSLLIEYFEGGKSTSGNSTSADSRKPSVRVRLTPSSKRRSSRGSDGDHIRITESRSSRKASGGRRSAAETLSAISNDLEDASSYASATEESNVSRNPIDIEIERGARRRRPASPLIPAADGSKASYTGGNMSDISAIPTDSFLDGSGGTTSFRASDSKSPDYVAAAAVGLGAAASATAASEKSRTREGGRERVVVTRSRDKERDRSKHKSSKSRTSSVSKDDKYADRSSRRSSKGHPESMVSVADSSMVSSALAPSHRSVDQHSIRSGASKTSSINNPKLLETVEDAIRRLILPELNALKREQSRRGSRRDSTTSSATSASRDDYASDKRRSNGTDKMLTPRDSLKTSKERRDREARNNDFDDSSALSHESVEDSHDLDNTPVRSIEPLKVAAAGAALGAAAVAAHEAFGSPSEDKQRSRRRRRDERRNRSSEQQAFDQYEDSDLLAPPAPPMPLMSDVNASDVTRASILSADTDRPHSASEELTPVHDLTQGPISSESTPTPTRTPVNTLQALGAQHANLSHGDLKALPRQRTGDPDQYVLDDNGKKVPSRHARQFQDEEYDDEDEEPSPQYPPNPYDYYSTQDVPPPLKYVPYQPERRGLSPIPSVSGYTEAGSDVGPNRDSRATHRTIDSEISTANKSPRQDGGAMNRNFAGYDDDDRSVRSSNVDQTQGPSPAGSELDRVTSGQAVRAVALNPAFVHPVGIESNVASLIDASMLEGSALTVDSDKLYQGRESMATLDEEIDRQLGSPTKRSVVSQASEGQRSREFVQYELDEYGRKVPQNTTYRQSPTVSEAAIASRAVDAAAAALRAQNGKGQQETQEEQAWQGAGVQRNRSFKERTQNGPRPGIDPSLSTEKLGSEHEKPTMASSYIPNQNELMPEILDWGYEDDLLTNPSLLDDDGGRDEEGQWPEEATPRQRAQYPPDDDIDYEPLDGSPAQQKGNGGNLVIAGAAALGAAAGMAMAQNHSRQASQEHDEWYRTSEDRKRDTLVTNPYEGTSPIANLPGLGDNGFDAAYDDYGTRSPLGLKVDEGYISQGPNKTPDVQDKGKGVDFGLATRGPGGALDDPFYNHGNPRHLSGMSQGIASPMYDPATGMGMDNIESRDIMALMQHLMVRDAQRSARDTEILVTLVRSATEMRNNFEDLKKLLADTEDVIITEVKENTDKSVTRAINGPRPYPGSTAARSIQGGSVNGDDINAKKRSIFRRALLGLGAKGTNDLGRIEDMLNQLLTEVDVLKAQTVPGQQRAIQDDRSSFHLQPEGQYEQDHGYEPEGHAGTSTASHPSQSHFSLQSRGTSVKPGYDRMTSGHRISTVPEDSEEEYDARGGDESVNYDNNDMLMTPANIQRAESVPMATPPQAPAQAQASMSNENTPRTEEGKKKSRSSWFRIPKISRWSETTASSGVAESRLSKQSTKTEELNLPTGPSRSGSLDHYSENYQLASGQAPQTDKLHSGFSAQDLSEGGFQQQQQQNYHDEDLYNQPIPGGPPTANWITMIPGTPEDPKYKAHRDSLNLQHPQPRQGQTERFKAALESQALGYDTPMSPKSADWAGSATSLNRFPRNPNRDSYGSATQEYQQMWSQSPAAQNMTATSGGPPRPPKEPLNDVIPNSPGGGGLVRGGTPIQNKRVSKLQKGSPLPHHSVESGYGTMTHGVPTASYISEGQRSPKPENRNLTGAQTQVGRRPSGPRPMTPTGRSGGVASPLGSDFEDDERQQGSQQRSRKRDTFGTMNSQDTDTP from the exons ATGGGTGCAGACACAAAGAAGTCTAGTCGGCCGCCGCCATTGCCAGTGCCCACAGAGACCGAATCGACCATCCACACTGCAGCGCCGACCGGGACTGACCTGGGGACCGAACTTGGCAGCGAGGTATCTGCCCCCGGAGACGAAAAGTCCTCTTATTCCATCCCAGATGATGGTACACCCGTAACTATCCGAGCGGGGCATCGCGCAAGCAAATCGCAGACATCTCTCCTGATCGAGTACTTCGAAGGTGGGAAGAGCACCAGCGGCAACTCGACGTCGGCCGACTCGCGCAAACCCAGTGTTCGAGTCCGCTTGACACCAAGCAGCAAAcgtcgcagcagcaggggcTCCGACGGAGACCACATTCGGATCACCGAGTCAAGATCATCGAGAAAAGCGAGCGGCGGTCGCCGCTCTGCTGCCGAGACGCTGTCGGCCATCAGCAACGATCTTGAAGACGCCAGCTCATATGCTTCAGCCACAGAGGAGAGCAACGTTAGTCGAAACCCCATTGACATCGAAATTGAACGAGGcgctcgccgccgccgcccggCGAGCCCTCTCATACCGGCTGCTGATGGTAGCAAGGCCAGTTACACAGGCGGCAACATGAGTGACATTTCGGCCATACCAACCGACAGCTTCCTCGATGGATCTGGTGGGACCACCTCATTCAGAGCATCCGACTCCAAGAGCCCGGATTATGTAGCAGCTGCTGCCGTCGGCTTGGGTGCCGCCGCGAGCGCCACAGCCGCCTCTGAAAAGTCCCGGACACGAGAAGGGGGCCGCGAAAGGGTGGTTGTTACTAGGTCTCGAGACAAGGAGAGGGACCGCAGTAAGCACAAGTCTAGCAAGAGCCGGACGAGCAGTGTCAGCAAGGATGACAAGTATGCGGATCGGTCAAGTAGGAGGTCAAGTAAAGGACACCCAGAGTCCATGGTGTCAGTAGCCGACTCCAGCATGGTTTCATCGGCTCTTGCCCCCAGTCATCGGTCCGTGGACCAGCACTCCATCAGATCTGGCGCCTCAAAGACATCGTCCATCAATAATCCGAAACTTTTGGAGACAGTGGAGGATGCCATTCGCCGCCTCATTCTACCAGAACTCAACGCCCTCAAGCGAGAACAGAGCCGGCGAGGAAGCCGGCGCGATTCCACGACATCCAGCGCTACATCAGCGTCGAGGGATGATTATGCGAGCGACAAACGACGGTCCAATGGCACCGACAAGATGCTGACACCCCGCGACAGCCTCAAGACCAGCAAGGAGAGACGAGACCGAGAGGCACGAAATAATGACTTCGACGACAGCAGCGCTCTCAGCCACGAATCAGTAGAAGACTCCCATGACCTCGATAACACACCAGTTCGCAGCATTGAGCCCCTGAAAGTTGCAGCTGCCGGGGCCGCTTTGGGCGCTGCCGCCGTTGCTGCACACGAGGCGTTTGGTTCCCCTTCAGAAGACAAGCAACGGTCAAGGAGACGACGAAGGGACGAGAGACGAAATCGCAGTTCTGAACAACAAGCGTTCGACCAGTATGAAGACTCGGACCTGCTTGCACCTCCAGCCCCGCCGATGCCTCTGATGAGTGATGTCAACGCCTCGGATGTGACAAGGGCATCCATTTTGTCGGCCGATACCGACAGACCCCACTCGGCCAGCGAGGAGCTCACCCCTGTTCATGATTTGACCCAAGGGCCGATTTCGTCAGAGTCGACGCCGACTCCCACCAGGACCCCTGTCAACACTCTACAAGCCCTGGGAGCCCAACACGCTAACCTCTCGCACGGAGACCTCAAGGCGTTACCCCGTCAACGCACTGGTGATCCTGACCAGTATGTTCTTGATGACAATGGCAAGAAAGTCCCTTCTCGCCATGCGCGGCAATTTCAAGATGAAGAgtacgacgacgaggacgaggagccGTCCCCACAATATCCACCCAACCCATACGATTATTACAGCACCCAAGACGTACCTCCACCCCTCAAATACGTCCCCTATCAACCCGAACGTCGGGGCCTCAGCCCTATCCCCAGCGTCTCGGGATATACGGAAGCTGGTAGCGACGTAGGGCCAAACCGGGATTCGAGAGCTACTCACCGCACTATCGACTCGGAAATTTCCACAGCCAACAAGTCTCCACGCCAGGATGGAGGAGCAATGAATCGCAATTTTGCAGgctacgacgacgacgaccgaAGCGTGAGGAGCTCCAACGTCGACCAAACCCAAGGACCAAGCCCCGCCGGCAGCGAACTCGACCGCGTAACCTCGGGCCAGGCTGTACGTGCTGTTGCGTTGAATCCAGCCTTTGTGCACCCTGTCGGCATCGAGTCCAATGTCGCATCCCTCATCGACGCCTCGATGTTGGAAGGATCAGCTTTGACGGTGGACTCGGACAAGCTTTACCAAGGCCGTGAATCCATGGCGACTCTTGACGAGGAAATTGACCGACAGCTCGGTAGCCCAACCAAGCGCTCCGTGGTCAGCCAAGCTTCAGAAGGCCAGCGGTCTCGCGAGTTCGTACAATATGAGCTTGATGAGTATGGGCGCAAGGTTCCACAGAACACTACCTACCGCCAGTCCCCTACAGTATCAGAAGCTGCGATTGCCAGCCGTGCGGTGGATGCCGCTGCAGCTGCTCTCCGGGCGCAGAACGGGAAGGGACAGCAGGAGACTCAGGAAGAGCAAGCATGGCAGGGTGCTGGTGTCCAGCGCAACCGCTCTTTCAAGGAGCGCACACAAAATGGACCACGTCCTGGAATTGATCCATCACTCAGCACCGAGAAGCTTGGCAGCGAGCATGAGAAACCAACAATGGCTTCGAGCTATATACCGAATCAAAACGAACTCATGCCAGAAATTCTAGATTGGGGGTATGAGGATGATCTTCTGACTAACCCATCTCtccttgacgatgatggcggcCGTGACGAGGAAGGCCAGTGGCCTGAGGAAGCCACGCCTCGGCAGCGTGCTCAGTACCCACCTGATGATGACATCGACTACGAACCCCTCGATGGTTCGCCTGCGCAGCAAAAGGGCAACGGAGGAAATCTTGTTATTGCCGGCGCCGCTGCACtcggtgctgctgctggcatGGCCATGGCCCAAAATCACAGCCGACAGGCTAGCCAAGAGCACGACGAATGGTATCGCACCTCCGAAGATCGCAAGCGTGACACCCTGGTCACAAATCCTTATGAAGGAACCAGCCccatcgccaacctccctGGGCTCGGAGACAATGGATTCGACGCTGCTTACGATGACTATGGCACCCGTAGCCCACTCGGGCTCAAGGTCGACGAGGGCTATATTTCCCAAGGCCCCAACAAGACACCTGACGTCCAGGACAAAGGAAAGGGTGTTGATTTCGGGCTTGCCACTCGTGGACCGGGTGGGGCGTTGGATGATCCATTCTACAATCATGGCAACCCACGCCACCTTAGCGGCATGTCTCAGGGCATTGCTTCGCCAATGTACGATCCTGCCACCGGGATGGGCATGGACAACATCGAATCAAGAGATATTATGGCTCTCATGCAGCACTTGATGGTTAGGGACGCGCAGCGCAGCGCAAGGGATACCGAGATTCTGGTCACCCTTGTCCGCTCTGCTACCGAGATGCGCAACAACTTTGAGGATCTCAAGAAGCTGTTGGCAGATACCGAAgacgtcatcatcaccgaagTCAAGGAGAACACTGACAAGAGCGTCACTCGCGCCATCAATGGCCCACGACCGTACCCCGGCAGCACCGCGGCTCGCTCGATCCAGGGTGGCTCGGTTAATGGCGATGATATCAATGCCAAGAAGAGAAGCATCTTCCGCCGTGCcctgttggggttgggagccAAGGGAACCAACGACCTCGGCAGGATCGAGGATATGCTGAACCAGTTGTTGACCGAAGTGGACGTTCTCAAGGCGCAAACCGTGCCTGGACAACAGCGAGCTATTCAGGACGACCGATcatccttccacctccagccAGAAGGCCAGTATGAGCAGGACCACGGCTATGAGCCAGAGGGCCACGCTGGTACTTCGACAGCGAGCCACCCATCACAGTCTCACTTCTCGCTGCAATCTCGCGGAACATCTGTGAAGCCTGGCTACGACCGCATGACTTCGGGACACAGAATTAGCACCGTTCCCGAGGACAGTGAGGAAGAGTATGATGCTCgtggaggggatgagagCGTCAACTACGACAACAATGACATGCTCATGACCCCAGCAAATATTCAGCGTGCCGAGTCTGTGCCAATGGCTACTCCGCCACAGGCACCAGCTCAGGCGCAAGCCTCCATGAGCAACGAGAATACGCCTCGGACCGAGGaaggcaagaagaagtccCGGTCCAGTTGGTTCCGTATCCCCAAGATTTCGCGCTGGTCTGAAACCACCGCGTCCAGCGGCGTGGCCGAGTCTCGCCTCAGCAAGCAGTCCACCAAGACTGAGGAACTCAACCTTCCCACTGGACCATCTCGCTCGGGGTCCCTGGATCACTACTCTGAGAACTACCAGCTTGCGTCCGGACAAGCCCCCCAAACCGACAAGCTCCACAGTGGCTTCTCCGCACAGGACTTGAGCGAGGGTGGgttccagcaacagcagcagcagaactACCACGATGAGGATCTCTACAACCAGCCCATTCCGGGCGGGCCCCCTACTGCCAATTGGATCACCATGATACCCGGGACGCCCGAGGACCCTAAGTACAAGGCTCATCGCGACTCGCTCAACCTTCAGCACCCTCAGCCTCGTCAGGGACAGACTGAGCGCTTCAAGGCCGCCCTCGAGTCCCAAGCCCTGGGCTATGACACTCCCATGTCCCCCAAGTCGGCCGACTGGGCTGGCTCCGCCACGAGCCTCAACCGCTTCCCTCGCAACCCCAACCGGGACAGCTACGGTTCAGCCACCCAGGAATACCAACAAATGTGGTCGCAGTCCCCCGCTGCCCAGAACATGACTGCCACCTCTGGCGGtccccctcgcccccccAAGGAGCCCCTTAACGACGTCAtccccaacagccccggCGGTGGCGGCCTGGTCCGCGGTGGCACCCCCATCCAGAACAAGAGGGTCAGCAAGCTCCAAAAGGGgagccccctccctcaccacagcGTTGAGAGCGGGTACGGCACCATGACGCATGGCGTGCCTACTGCCAGCTACATCAGCGAGGGCCAGCGCAGCCCCAAGCCCGAGAACAGGAACTTGACTGGTGCGCAGACGCAGGTTGGCAGACGGCCGTCTGGGCCGAGACCGATGACGCCTACTGGGCGGAGCGGGGGTGTCGCTAGCCCGTTGGGGAGTGAttttgaggatgacgagagaCAGCAGGGGAGCCAGCAGAGGAGCAGGAAGAGAG ATACCTTTGGGACGATGAACTCACAGGATACGGATACTCCTTGA